The sequence below is a genomic window from Sphingobacterium sp. ML3W.
CGTCAAATATGAGTGACTTTCTGATGTTGTTTTTAAGTAGGTTGATTGATTTGTTATAACTTACAGTGAAAAGCCATCCGATTATCTCCCTATTTGAGTCAATATCATTCCGTTTCTCCCATAGTGTTACAAATACATCCTGAAGTATATCTTTTGTCGCATCACTGTTTTTTAATAATTTGTAAATATTAGCGTACAGGCGCGATTGGTATTTCCAATAAATAGCATTGAAAGCTTCTATATTACTATTTTTAAGCCTAGTAATTAGAATCTTATCTTCATAATTTTCCACTTAAATCTATTTGTATGTGACGAATATAATTAAATGAATATCAAAAAAAAAATTATGTCAATAATTGAACATGGAGTTAACAATTAGCTAACATTGAGCAATATGTGCATTTATCTTTTAATGGACGTTTTGGCTGGTACACTTTGCTCCATCTGGGCGTCGTTATCTTTAGGAGATGTTCTTACGGACCGTAGTGATGGTTGCTATCGGTACAGTTGTGAGCTTCCTAACGAGTCGATTGTTGGGAAGGTACCGGAAAAAGTAAACCAATAGGATTGAGTAATCGATTAGCCTCTCACCTGATGTGGGAGGCTATTCATGGGTTTACCTATTTGTGATACGCTGTGAGTTTGCATATCGTTTGATTAAATTATTAGATGTTGCAAAGGGCTTTAGTTTTTAAGTTTGAATATCAGGTAATTACGGCATTAAGGCTATTGATATTAGTTTTTGAGCTAAAAATGTTAGTATATTTGAAAGGACTTCTTTATACCAAAGGGTAGAAGTGGTCAGCGGATATGGATGATAGTTTTAAGGTATGGAACGGAATATAGTACATTGTGATCTCGACACATTTTTTGTGTCGGTCGAGCGTTTGCTCAACGTTGCTTTGGTGGACAGACCTGTGCTTATCGGGGGAACTTCCGACCGCGGTGTGGTGGCATCATGCTCATATGAAGCCCGTAAGTACGGAGTGCATAGTGCCATGCCGATGCGGTTGGCTTTACGGATGTGTCCCGAAGCTATCGTGGTACGTGGTGACCATGATCGTTATAGCCAATATTCTTCCATGGTGACCGAGATTATCGAAGAGTGTACGCCTGTGGTCGAAAAGGCCAGTATTGATGAACACTATCTGGATGTGACGGGGATGGACCGTTTCTTTGGCTGCTGGCAGTGGACTCAGGAATTGCGACAGCGTATTATTCGGGAGACCGGTCTACCGATCAGCTTCGGTCTTTCGGTCAATAAAACCGTGAGCAAGATTGCCACTGGTCAAGCGAAACCCAGTAATGAACTTTATGTAAAAGGGGGTACCGAAAAGGGATTTTTAGCACCGTTATCGATCCGTAAGATCCCGATGGTGGGTGAGAAATCTTTTTCCTTGCTACGCAATATGGGGATCAACAAGATCGGCACCTTACAACAGATGGAAGTCTTCACCATGCAGCGGGTGCTAGGGGAGAACGGTGTCAATATTTGGCGAAAAGCCAATGGGCAGGATGATTCTCCGGTATTGCCCTTCCGCGAGCAGAAGTCCATGAGTAAGGAGACCACCTTTCCGCAAGACACCATCGATATGGAGGTTCTACGCCGTACTTTGATCGGCATGATCGATACCTTGGCTTTCGATCTTCGTAAGGATCAGAAGCTCACCAGTTGCATCACGCTCAAGATCCGATACAGCAATTTCGATACCCATACCCAACAGGTGAAGGTCGGTTTCACCAACTCCGATCGGCTGATCACTGAAAAGGTGATGGCGCTGTTCAAAAAGTTGTATAGCCGTAGGATGTTGATCCGTTTGATCGGTATCAAGTTCTCCAATCTGATCTATGGTGCTTATCAGACCGACCTGTTCAATGATAGCAGTGAGGAGGTCAATCTGCTGCAGGCCATGGACAAGATCCGCCAGCGTTACGGCAGTCAATACCTCATGAAAGGTATCTGTGCACCAGAACCAATAGTCAAGAAAGGAGGCATTAAGTCTTGATTAATTGCATGCCACTATGTTGATTATTGCTGCAGTACTGATATAGGTATATAAAAGGTGCTAAATTAGATTTAGAAAATTATCTCGATACTGTCTGGGCTGAAGGCCAATGACACTTTTGAATTGTTTGTTGAAATTTGTTATGGATGGATATCCACATTCGTAGCTGATCATTTCTATCGAAATGCTATCGTCTTTCAACAGTTTACAGGCATAGTTTACTCTGATTTCTTTGAGGAAATCTGAGAATGATTTATTAAGCCTAGTTTTGAAGTACCGACTAAAAGAGGTGCTTGTCATATTGGCGATTTCGGCAACTTGCTCGAGACGGATCTGCTTATCAAAGTTTTTAATAACAAAATCATATACCTTATGGATACGTTCGGTTTCGGCTTCCTTGTAGTTGATAGCCTCATCAAACTCATTGATATAACTACATGTTGTAGAAATTACTAAGGTGTCCAATATTTTTAATAATAAAATGATACTTTCTAATCCTTCTGTATTTAATAGCTCAAACATCATCTCTCCGATGATCGTTCTGGTTTCTCCCTTAATTTCAATACCTAGATTACTTTTATTGAAGAAATTTTTCAGTTTATAGAACTCTGCTTTGCCATAGATCTCTTCAGAAAAAAAATTGTTATGAAAATAAATGACAATTACAGAGGTATCTAATTGGCTGTCTTTTTTGAAATAGGATAAATGGTTTTTCCACACGTGCGGTAGATTGGGACCGATAAATACCATGTCATTGGCATGGAAGGGCTGCAGACTATTGCCTACGATCCGATTGCCCTCTCCCTTTATGACATAAGAAAGCTGAAATTCTGGATGCGCATGGAAGGTAGGGTCAAAATGGGGTTCATCAATCCTTTTTATTGAAAAAGCTTTATTCTCTGGAATAAGTGATTTTGAAATAACTCTCTTATCTAGCATTATAATTTCTGTTTGTCAATACAAATCTAATGAAAAATGATACAATATGTCTTAAACTTGATAAAATAGCTAAGTTCGAAGCTCTGACATATATCTATATTTGCTTATAACAATTATAGATAAATCCAAATATCATCTAAATCATGAAGAACATATTAAGACTTTTACTTTTATTTTTAGTGTTTTTTACCTCCTGTCAACCTGATAAACCTAGGCGAGCAGAAGTACTATTTATTGGTGCGGGAAATGAAAAGTCATCTAATCAAGCTACTTGGTTAGGTGTCGAACTTTTTAAATCGGGCATCAATTTAACCTATAGTGATACCTTATCAAGCTTGGATCTTGAGTACCTAGATAAATTTGATGGCGTTGTATTATTAGTCAATCAGCAAGAATTAAGTGCCGATAAGGAACAGGCATTAAAGAAATTTCTTGAAAAAGGAAAAGGGGTCGTCGCATTGAACTCTTCTGCTAATTCATTCAAAAACTCGGAATGGTTTACCGATTTAGTGCAGGGTGGTTTTGATGATCTGGGTGATGGAGAAGTTACTGTTTCAATTGCAGATGCTAAAAACATGCTGGATTCATCTGTCAATAATATCAAGGTCAATAACGAAAAGTATGCGTTTAAATCTAAGACGAGCAACCATAACGTGATTGGAACTGCAGATGTAAATGGCGAGAAACAAAACTATATCTGGTATAGTGAAGAGGGTAATGGTCGGTTTTTATATCAAGCATTAGGAAAGAATGATGAAACCTGGAAAAACCTACACTTTTTAAAGGTATTAAGCAGCGGGATATGGTGGTCGCTTGGAGAAAAGGTGCGTCGATTGGTAGATGAATTGGCTGTTCCACATGTGAGTATATATCCAGATTCTATAGCTGATTTTACAGCACGATATGATGTGCCTAGAGTCCAAGACCCTCTTACTCCTGAGGAGTCTATGAAATTGATTCAAACACCATTGGATTTTGAACTAAAACTTTTTGCATCGGAACCTAATATCACCAACCCTATGGCGATGAGTTGGGATGAAAGAGGGCGTTTGTGGGTGATAGAAGCAGTGGATTATCCCAATAATTTTGAAAAGATTAAAGGTAAAGGAAATGATCGAATTGTGATCTGTGAAGATACCGATGGTGATGGGGTGGCGGATAAGTTTACGGAGTTTGCCAAAGGCCTTAATATAGCTACGAGTTTAACATTTGCGAATGATGGTGTGATCGTTTCCATGGCTCCTGATTTCGTCTTCTTAAAAGATACGGATGGTGATGATGTGGCCGATCAAGAAGAAGTAATCATGACCGGGTGGAGTAAAGGGGATACACATGCTGGACCATCAAATTTACAATATGGATTTGATAATAAAATCTGGGGCGTTACCGGATATGCAGGGTATAATGGTGTCATTAATGGTGAAAAGCATATTTTTTCGCAGGGTCTGTACCGATTAAATTCAGACGGTTCTGATTTTGAATATTTAGCGACAACTGGTAATAACACCTGGGGACTGGGTATGTCTGAAGATAATAACGTTTTTATATCGACTGCAAATAACACGCATTCTGCATTCTATTCGATGCCCGAAAAATATTTACAAAGACGGGTGGAAAATATACCGGGTGTCAATCCAATCAATGCTATTCAAAAAATTGATAACCATTATGAGGTACATGCCTTAACACCTAACCTTAGACAGGTAGATGTAGTGGGTGGCTTCACCTCTGCAGCTGGACATCATATGTATACCGCAAGAGATTT
It includes:
- a CDS encoding AraC family transcriptional regulator, whose amino-acid sequence is MLDKRVISKSLIPENKAFSIKRIDEPHFDPTFHAHPEFQLSYVIKGEGNRIVGNSLQPFHANDMVFIGPNLPHVWKNHLSYFKKDSQLDTSVIVIYFHNNFFSEEIYGKAEFYKLKNFFNKSNLGIEIKGETRTIIGEMMFELLNTEGLESIILLLKILDTLVISTTCSYINEFDEAINYKEAETERIHKVYDFVIKNFDKQIRLEQVAEIANMTSTSFSRYFKTRLNKSFSDFLKEIRVNYACKLLKDDSISIEMISYECGYPSITNFNKQFKSVIGLQPRQYRDNFLNLI
- the dinB gene encoding DNA polymerase IV produces the protein MERNIVHCDLDTFFVSVERLLNVALVDRPVLIGGTSDRGVVASCSYEARKYGVHSAMPMRLALRMCPEAIVVRGDHDRYSQYSSMVTEIIEECTPVVEKASIDEHYLDVTGMDRFFGCWQWTQELRQRIIRETGLPISFGLSVNKTVSKIATGQAKPSNELYVKGGTEKGFLAPLSIRKIPMVGEKSFSLLRNMGINKIGTLQQMEVFTMQRVLGENGVNIWRKANGQDDSPVLPFREQKSMSKETTFPQDTIDMEVLRRTLIGMIDTLAFDLRKDQKLTSCITLKIRYSNFDTHTQQVKVGFTNSDRLITEKVMALFKKLYSRRMLIRLIGIKFSNLIYGAYQTDLFNDSSEEVNLLQAMDKIRQRYGSQYLMKGICAPEPIVKKGGIKS